One window from the genome of Mumia sp. ZJ1417 encodes:
- a CDS encoding VOC family protein, giving the protein MPVTRLNHAVLYVRDVARSERFYSDVLGFTKVMGLPGAAFLQASGSSNDHDLGLFQIGPAAGPSGAGRTTVGLYHLAWEVDTLDELETVMARLANADALVGASDHGTTKALYGADPDGIEFEVSWLVPAALITPEVRAARVRILPLDLALEKERYGAQTAGGIGVSWPAPVAG; this is encoded by the coding sequence ATGCCCGTCACGCGCCTCAACCATGCTGTCCTCTACGTCCGCGACGTGGCGCGCTCGGAGCGCTTCTACTCCGATGTGCTCGGCTTCACGAAGGTCATGGGGTTGCCGGGGGCCGCGTTCCTCCAGGCTTCGGGCAGCTCCAACGACCACGACCTCGGCCTCTTCCAGATCGGCCCGGCGGCGGGGCCGTCGGGAGCGGGCCGTACGACCGTCGGGCTCTACCACCTCGCGTGGGAGGTCGACACGCTCGACGAGCTCGAGACCGTCATGGCGAGGCTGGCCAACGCCGACGCGCTCGTCGGTGCGAGCGACCACGGCACGACCAAGGCGCTGTACGGCGCGGATCCCGACGGGATCGAGTTCGAGGTCAGCTGGCTCGTCCCCGCGGCACTGATCACCCCTGAGGTGCGCGCCGCACGGGTGCGGATCCTTCCGCTCGACCTCGCCCTCGAGAAAGAGCGGTACGGCGCGCAGACCGCCGGCGGCATCGGTGTCAGCTGGCCCGCGCCCGTCGCCGGATGA